The genomic stretch gggcTCCGCTCCAAAGAGCTGACGGCAGAGGGCAACACAGGGCCCAGGACCTCCCGGCTCCTTGTCCCTGACCGGCCCAGAGAAGGAAGCCCGGCGCACTGAGCCTCCTGCGGCTCCCTGGGACCAGCACCAGCCACCAGGAGCAGAGCAGGCAACACACAAAGCTGCAGGATCTGGGCTATaaagattccttttttaaatcatACGGACCCTCCCAGGAGGCACGCGAGGCCTTCCCGTCAGATCCCAAGAACGACCTACATCCCACGGAcggcccacccctgcccctgcggATGCTTCCACACAGGATTAACACAACGGGAGCCCCTGGGGCATAGGGGACTCCCCCACACCCTGAAAATCTCTCACAACAGTTCACGCCGCAGAGGCGGCACCCGTCAGGGGAGTCTGGGTCCCACTACTTACCTCGTTTTAGTCTCTCCATGGCGCTCTTGCTCCCCGCATAAGTGGGTCTAATCTCTTTCCCCAACTCCTCAATGATGGCCAGCAGCTCGGCATATTTgctttggggtacctggctgtTCCCTGTTCCCTAGAATCAGAAGGAAGAGTTTACGGCGAttgaaccctaacctgaccccaAGGCCACGGTCAGGACCGCACCACATGCCAGCCACAGCCAAGGCAGGGCACGGAGAAGCCCGCCCAGGGGCAGCTGCTGGAGGCAGGGCAGCCTGGCCTAGGCTCCCAGAGCTGCTGCCTCTGCTGGGGCCAGGCTTGTCCACCCCGAGAGATAACCGTAGACCTCTGAGAGAGCTGGGCCTCTCTGCTGTCCTACACTCAAGGAAACCACTAACAGCCTCCAGAAGGCTTCTATcatcacaaatgagaaaagacaaaggaggAGGACTGGCTTGTCTCGGCAAGCAGTGGGTATTTCCTAGAACCCAGGCAGGTGCTCAAGGACATCCCAGGAGACGGAGGTCCAGAGCAAGCGGACGAGATAGCGGCCGTGTCTTGGGGTCAGCAGGACCACAAATCATTGCCAAAGACCATCTGGACAGAACACAGAATGTGTTTCAATCACCCGTTCTACCCCCGCTGGCAGGGCCCACCCCACGAAACCCCTTTTTCTCTAGACCCCCACCCACAGCTCAAGTAAGCACCCCAATGAGTGAGGCTGGGGTCCCCGCAGGCCCCCCCACAAGGCCctcgcctcctcctccctcttcctctgccgccTCTGTCTCCTGGCCTCCAGGGCCTTCCTCCTGTCCTTGCCCAGCTCCTCAGCACCCTCCAGGCGCCGCCTCTTGGCCTGGCGGTCCTCCTCGCCCTCCTCCCACCGACACTTCCTCCGGCGGTCCCGTTCCAGGTCCCACATCTGCTCCTGGGACAGAACGGCCTGGCGGGGCATGGCCGgccaccaccccctcccagggCCAGCCTCCGTGGCGACCCCAGAATGCGGCCGCGTTCCGATGATGGCAGACAACCCGACGGCAGCTACGGCCAGCAGGCACCAAGGCGGGGGCCTGGCCAGGTCCCTCCACCGGCGACAGCCAGTGAGGCCAGTGGCAGCGTTGACCCCGCTCGATGGTGAGGAACCGGGTCTCTGCAAGGTTGCCAAGCAGGGGTCAGTcttgtaagtggcagaaccaCACAGAAACCCCTGCGGCCTGGCTCAAGGGCCCCCATTCCCTATGAAGCACATCTGGGCTCTGGGAGGATATGGGCCCTGTCCTCCTCTTTGCTGGGGCCACGACCTTGTGGGGAGTGAGTAGGAACAGGGTCCCCTCTGCTCTGTCCAGGCTCAGAGGATCTGAGGAATCCAGCAGAGAGACTCCCGCCACAGGGACACACGTGGGTGGTGGCCCCACAGGACCTGCAGCACTCAGGCCTTCCAGCCTCTCCTTgggccccccgcccccatctctcAGTGCCCCCCGTGAACCACCCTGCCCCCTCTGCTCTGATGCCTCGAGGCTTGAGACTTGAGGCCAGCCAGGGCCATAGGTTAAGGAAGTTGAGACGACTGTTCCACTCCATCATTTCTACTCCTTCGTCTGTCCCAGCAGCTCTCCTCCCCGGATGGTGGGAGGCACGTCCCCTCAGTGCCCAGGCCAGCCCCAGAGCCCCTCCCGCCACACATCCCCCCCTCACCGTACCTGGGTGTAGCCGAGAGATGGCGGCCCGTAGTCACTCAGCAGCTGGCGGTACTGCGAGGACGTTGCCATACTGGTGGAGGGTGGATGGACGCTCCCAGctgtggaagagaagagaagaatcaGGAATCGTGTGGTTGTACCCAAAGCAAGGACTCTGGGTCCGGCGACAGTCCCCCTACCCGGGACGCATGCCAAACAGTGTTCTCTTGTCTTCATAGGACAGAGACCCTGCTCCTGTCCTCTAGTTTGGTGATGGCCGACGCTCAGCCCAGATGACAGGAAAACGGAGCAAGGAGGTCACTCTTCAGACGCAGCAGCACGCGGACACCACTCATCCATCACGGGCTCCTTCCCACCCTGCGGTCAGGACTGGCAGCGATGAGGAAAATCTGCTGCTACTCTTGGCCTAATCCTTGCTAGTCCCTTTTCCCTGGGTCCTGCTCCGCAGACACGGATGACCTAGAGCCAAATCTCTGCCACAGAGCCCACCTGCTACTGAGGCTGGTCCCCGTCCCGCATGCCCAAGTCCCTGCTGCACATAGGCTAAGGCCGACAGAGGCAGTTCAGAGGCTCTGAGACCTAACCCTGGCTGGAGACTGGGTCACTGGACACCAAGTCAGCGATCTGGAGTGTGTCAcagtctctctgtgtgtcctcagTAGCCTCTCAGTCTCCCTGAGCCCCTGCGGTTCCCTCCCCAAGGAGGGGACAGGATTCCTGACAGTCCGATTCTACGCCTCGGTGGCTCACGTCCAAAGAGGGGAGGAATAAGGCCCCGTTTATGGACTGCAACACTCAGACACACTGGCCCTCGGCTGTGAGGGACCACGTGGGGACCGGCCCAGCTAAGAATGGAGTCTCCcggatggggggcggggagtcATCAGCAGGGAATTCGCGGCCGCAGCTCAGGAGCTGGAAGCACGCAGACCCGTAATGGCGTCCAAGTGGCCATTAGCGGGTAGAGGATGTCCTGCAGAATTACAAACAGCGGTAACCATGGAGAATTTACCTAGCCCTCCTCGGCGGCCGCCCGCCTGCCTCCACGCCCAGCCGAGGAGCagctccccctctgcctgccgcccccagAGCCAAACGGTCTCTCAAGCACACGGCGGACTACGCAGACTTGGCCCCGGGGACGGACAGCTGGTGCCAGGCCGGCCAAACCAACCAGCTGCTCATCtggtgtgagcaggggaggggaaggggagagaggacgCTCAGCAGCTCCGGCTGGTGGAGTGGCAGGGGCCCTAGGGGAGCCCGGGAGCCCCTCGCCGTAAAGAGACCAACAGTCTGGAGCGGGTGGGTGTTCTCCTGAGCCACACGCTGCAGAAGAGGCTGGCACCCCGACACCTGTCCCTCTGTCCAGGAACTGGGCGCAGCTCTGTACCCAAGATATCTTCCTTGCTCTCGGGCCTGCCCTGGATttcgcctcccccaccccaacccggGGGCCCCGGTTCAGGCTCAAATGTGGGATGCCCAGTCAGGAATACATGGATTCTGTCACCTCTAAGCTGGTAAGTGGGCACATCACCGGGCCACTGGTAGCCCCAGTCGCCACGCCTCTAAAGGGGGGACAATAATACACCCGGGCTACGGGCATATACTGCTCAGCACAGGGCTGAACTCCTAGCATGTCTGTGACCTCCATCCAAGGCAACCACAGATGGGCAGTGGCCAGAGCACAGGAATGGGGCAGGGTGGGTGCCCCCCAAGCACCCTTCACCACAGCAGCCAAACCCTAACTTCCTGAACCTTCTGATGTGAGCAGTGAGTGTGGTCGCTGCAGCCCCAGACCTGGGTTCCAGTCCTGACCACCACAAGACATCACAGCTCTCTGGAAGGCCAGGATGCTGAAGGCAAGACCAGGGGGTGCGGACCCCTGCAGAGCAGCACAGTGTCTAGGGGACTCCGGTTcctgggcagggggtgagggggccTCAGGTGTGCATTCCCTGCACCACCCTTTGCCCTCGCCTCTCGTTGCTCATCACTGTTTCtcgcctccctgcctcctgtcccATCTGCTTTCCTACAGACCAGGGCCTGGACCAGGAGTCggtctggctgtgtgaccttggatgagacccttccctctctgggcctcagtttctccatctgtttgAGGCAATGATTCCCAACAGAATGTCTAAAGGCTCTAGATCCCACTCTTCCATGGGGCTAGGGTTAAGTCTCGGGCTGGggcctgagagagagaggagaaatcacCTGGTCTGCGTTGGGGGAAGGGTTTGGCAACAGCTGAGGGCTTGCCCTTCCATCACCAGGTGACGTGGGAGGTGACCCCAATTCTGTGTCAGTGCCAGTCTCTTACTCTGTTGAAAGGGGGGGGTAGGTGTGCGGCCCTGAGGAGAGTTGACAGAAGGGCCCTGAGTTCTACTCATGCCCACTCCTTCCGGCACACACAGGCAGGGCCAGTGCATCCAGCTGCAGGAGGCCAGGGAGAAAACCAGACTGGGCGTGAGCACGGCGGGCGCTGAGCATCACAGACAATGCACGCAGTGTGCGGGGACCAGGGAGGGCCCGGAGCCGAGGGAGGGATTGGCAGAGGCCAGCAGCTCCTGGGGCCAGGcgcagctccccgcccccacgccaGACAAAGAGCGGCCTGGGCCTGGGGAGCTGGCGGCCTTCCcgccacttggggcgcctggggggggaTGTGCTCTCCGGCGGGGAGGCGGGGGCTTTGTCTAACTCCGCCACTGCCACCGCCGGCCAGGCCGCGGCTTGGCAACCCGcgagcaggaggcagggctggagggcGTGAGGGATGATGACAAGGAAGCCGGAGGAGCGGCAGCGGAGAGTCCATCTTGGATGCAAATGGCAGGGGGAGACTGGGGCTTTCTAAAGGGTCCATGGGGAGGGGCGCGCCCCCCTACCAAAGCACCAGGTATCTGGGGACCTCAGCAGTCCTCCTGGAAATCACCATAGAAGAAAACCTGTGCACAGGTGCCAgccagcccagcacagggcttcaGGGGTCCTGAGTGGGCGCCCCTGTCACTTGACCCCAATCCCTGAAGGTTCCACTTTAGGGCACCTGCCTCAACTATACTAGGCCAGGCCTGAGATTTCCGGGGTATCCAGGCTGGCAGCAAGACCTTCTACCCTGCATACCCCAGGGACAGATGAGAAATCCTATCTGGGCCACAAAGCCTGTCTCTGTAAGGTCTGCAGACCCCAAAGGTGGTGAGAACGTTTGAGAAAATCGTGGCTGTTTGCTCTTGGGACGCAGACGCCAAATTTAACCAATTCAACTTTGCCCCCACCCGCAACCTGAATTTTAACCCTTTCCAATCCCCAAATCTGTGTCCTATaagttaaaatacatattcatatattccGATTGATTTTCTGGGTCCCTCTTCAGATTTTTGGAGTTACGGAGTCAACGTTTGGAGACAAGGCCCAAAACTTGCGGCCAACTGCCAACGTGGCATTTCTGACCAGCAAGGccaatcccctcccccacaaggcctctgccccctcccccctccaacgCGCCTGCTTTTTTGGAAGTCTATTTCCAACCAAGTGTCTAAAGGAGAAAGACCCAGACAAGGGGAAAAGCCGGTCACACCCTAacctccccaccttccttcccccaccccaggtctcCCTTGATCCCTGGGGCAAGCCCCTGGACACAGCCTGAAGCTGCCTGACAACTTCTGGAGGAGTTTCCTGGGATCGCCCAGCTCCAGCCCCCGGGAAGGGAGAGGACGCCCCTCCACCCCCGGCTTCCGCAGAAGGGGCCTTCGAAGCCCAGACTTGGGGGCTCCGAGATGCGGGGTCTGCGCTGAAACGCCGCCCTCACCCGCCGCCCGCAGGCACTCAGAAGCCCCGGGTCTTCTCCAACTTCTGTCACTCCGCGCACGCCTGAGGGGATATCCGGCGTGCCGCGTTCTGGGCACCCCAGCTCCGGCGCGCCGGGCCGAGCCCCCACTGACGATCGAGTCCCCTGCACCGCGGGTGACCCCAGCGGCCCCGCACCCTCTGGGGCGCCTGCACCTGGCACGCGCGCCGCCCCCGCCCTGCCCACGCCTGGCCTGGCCTTGTTCGCATGCACCCCTGCAgcccgcccccccagccccaggctcacgccccccaccccctgctccccaaGGGCGGCCcgggccccgcgccccgcgccccgcgtGGCCCGGCCGCTCCCGACTCCCGCCGGCAGGGGCCCTCGCCGAGCCGCCCAAAAGCCGGAGgaaaaaggagcagagaaaagccTCCCCCGCCCTCGCCCGCCGCGCTCCCCACGATCCCTCGGCCGCCGGCGTGGGGGGGACCGCGGTGCCCGCCcgcgcccccggccccggccccggcccggccGAGCCCCGCCGCGGCACGGGGCGCCCCCGCGAACTTTGGCGGCGCGGGCGCCGGAATcatggcggcggcggccgcgctGCCCCGGGCCGGGACCCAGTGCCCGGCGCCCCCGGCCACCCCGGGCCCCCGggagccggggccggggccgggcgcGCCGGCCCCCAACTTGGCGGCACTTGGGGCGCGGCGCGCGCGGCCCGCGGGGCGCACTCACTCACCGGCGTTGAGGGAGGCGGCGGGCATGTGCGCGGCCAAGTTCGGTTTGTAAGACATCCCCCCGAGCGGCGGGGCGCGCCGGGGCGCCGCGGGGCCAGGCCCGcgagggcggcggcggcggcgaggccGGGCGGCGGCGAGGCGGGCCCGGCGTCCGAGCGCCCGTCCGTGCGCCCGCCGAGCTCCCGCGCACTTTTTGTTGTTGACGGCTCGGGCCGCACCGGCAAATATGGCCGTCCCTCACCCTGACACCCGCTGCAGTATATCACCCATACATCGGGCGGGCGGGCGCAGGGGCGGCCGCAAACTTTGAGCGGAGCCAGCGGGGCCGGCCCGGGCCGGGAGGGGGCGGCCCGGCGCGCCGCGGCCCCGGCGTCAGGGGGCGGCTCCGCCCGCGGCCGCGCCCCGCGCCTCCGGCCGAGCTCGGCGCCCGCAACTTGGCAAAGTTTGGGGGGCTGGGTCCCGGCGGCGCCCAAGGCCCGCGTgggtccctttcttcttctagGTTCTCAGCGCCCAGAGATTCGCTATTTTACCGCTTcgtctctttctttccatttttttttttttaatagctaggTAGGATTTCTgaattacttttttcccccttggatgTGGGGGCAGGGATGGAAAATTACCTGGAGAAAATGGTGGCGAGTGGTATTTTTAAGCACGTAGATCATTCCAGACGCCGAAGTCTGGCCATTCCCCAGAATAAGAACAACCAATTCTTGACATTGATTTCAAATAAATTTCGTGTCCCTGTCTGTATTAAGTGGTTTTTAACCCTTTGGGGGCCTACGAGACTCCTTGGAGACTGACAAAAGCTAGAGGCCTCCTCGTCCCTGGAAAATTCTCTATTGTATCCACATAACTCTACATCTTAACTCCTTCCGATATTTAAGAagcgcctactatgtgcctggcaccgGTCCAGGCGCCAAGGATACAAGAATGAACTCGACAAAGTTTCTGCTCTCCTGGAGTGTGCATTACAATTTTCTGtcctccttccacccccacccctccagcccaTCCTCAGGTCTGACTGAAACATATCATCAAATATGTATCTTGGATAAGATGACTAAGCTTTTGAAGGTACCGTTTCTTGGAGTTCCACTGAAATAGTAAAAAAGCTTGTCAAAACACACAAGATACTCACCCTTTTCTGCCGTTTTTAATCGCCATGCCTTGCAGATTTTTAATTAGTCACAGACCTTCGGGCGCATCTGGATCTAGTGAAGAAGGCATCAACCTCCCCGCCAAGAGGGAAGGGTTACCGCACatgccttccctcctcccctttgggATTTCAAAGTGCAGGTGATAACCCCCTCTCCAGCCTAACCAGCACCCCCGGTGATCACCTTTAGGCTAGCTCAGCCAGGGATGCTCAGTGAAATTTTATTTCCTGAATGAATTAATGCCAAGCTCTCCTACGCCGCCCCAGGGGCCCACATACTCTACAGCAGTATTGTCCGATAGAAACATAAATGCGAGCCACACacgtaattttaaattttttagtagTCACAGCTTAGAAAGTGAAAAACTGGCAAAACTGATCTATTTAACACAACAGATCTTGATTTCAAATGTAATGaacataaagaaattaagataCGTTCTCTTCCTCTCATCCTACAGAGTCTTCAAAACCTAACATGCATTGCACACTCACAGCACATCTTAATTCAAACTACTCACTTTTCAAGTGTGCAAGAGCCCCCAAGAGCTAGCAGTTTTCCTATTGGACAGCGCAGGGCTAGAGGCTGCAGGGAGAGAGCTCCTAAGGCAGACACACGTGGTACTAATTCTGGCTTCACCCATCAGCTGTGTggctgggtctcagtttccttggtGCGAGAATCCACATCTCATCGACCTGCCCCATCCCTCCTACAAATGGTCTGGGCTGTTCTCTTCTGATATTGATTTTTGACATGATGCCTATCCCCCTCACTTTCGGGCCTGAACATCactgaaaaatgtttcttttcccttttgtttctaattgacatacaattcacttagcataaaatttacccttttaaaatatacaatcgCCCCTAGCTTTAGGTAACTGTTAATCCACACTCTATGagtttacctattctggacatttcatataaatggaattatacaatatgtgcccttttgtgcctggcttcttcgtgagttttcaaggttcatccgtgttgtaatACGTATcagtaatttgttccttttttacggctgaataatattccattgtacgatggactacattttgtttatccattcacccattgagGGACATCTGGCTTATTTCCactctttggctattgtgaatagtactGCTCGGAACATGGGTGTGCGggagtttttgtgtgaacatgttttcagtCCTTTCGGACCTATACCCAGGAATGGAATTCCTAGGCCATATAATAACACTGTTTCACTTTTTGAGAAACTATCAAACTTTCTTTCCATcgtggctgtaccattttccattcccaccagtgaTGTaaaagtgttccaatttctccacatcttcaccaacatttttattatctggcttttttttttttttttttttggcctcctAGTGGATGTGAActggtatctcatggttttgatttgcatttccctaatgaatagtgatgttgagcatctttccgtGTATTTTCTAaccatttgtagatcttctttggagatatgtctattCTGGTCCTTTGCCccttttttatgttctttttttaagatttaattttttaaaaaagattttatttatttgagagagatagcacaagccggcggggggagagagaagaagagggtgagggagaagcagactccccgctgagcagggagccaaatgcagggcttgatcccaggaccctgggattgtgacctgagccgatggatggcagacacttagccggctgagccacccaggagcctctaagattttattcttaaatactcTGTacaccccaacatggggcttgaatttataaTCCCAAGATCAAGGGCCGCAcactccacagactgagccagccaggcactcctgccCGTGTTTCAGGtgagatttctttttatgttgtaagaattctttatgtattctgaaaAGCAGCTTTTTCTCAGATATATAagttgcaaatgttttctcccattctgtgggttgtcttttcattttcttgataatgtccaTAGACACACAAATTCTTAATTTGGTTGAAGTccgatttatctattttttttccctttgatttgcTTGTGCTCTTGGTGTCATATCTattccaaggtcacagagattttCGCCTACACtttctttgaagagttttaaagtttttgttcttacatttaggtgtttgatccattttttaattattttttatgtatgatgTGAGGTGGGGCCAATTTCATTCCTCGCATGTGGGTATCTAGTTGTCCctgtaccatttattgaaaagactattatttCCCACCCAATTGTCTtgacacccttgttgaaaatcaattgatgaTAAATATGAggatttatttctagactctcagtTCCGTCCCATCAATCTGTATGTCGATCCTTACACCAAAGTCGCCTGCTTTGATGACTCTAGCTTTGAAGTGAGCTTTGAATTTAGGAGGTGCAAGTACtccacatttgtttttctttttcaatattgttttgttGCCTATTTGGGTCCCCCGCATTTCCATATGagttttaggatcagcttgttcatttacaaaaaaaaaaaaaaaggcaaccggAATTCCGGTAGGGCTTGTATTAAACCTGTGTGTCAGTTTAGGGAATATTGCTATCTTAACTGCATTATTatgtcttccaacccatgaataCAGGATGTCCTTACATTAATTAAGGGGTTTTTTGCCTTTagtttcagcaatgttttatagtttacagTGTGCAAGCCTTGTATTTCTTTGCTTAaatttactcctaagtatttcactatttttttaaaaagatttatttattgggccacctgggtggcttagtcagttaagcgtctgccttcagctcaggtcatgattcccagcatcctgggatcgagccctacatcgggctccttgttcagcagggagtctgcttctccctctccctctgcctaccgctcctcctgcttctgttctctccctctgtctctctctctcaaataaataaataaaatctttatttaaaaaacatgtatttatttattttagaaacagagagagagagagagagagacaccaagaatctcaagcagactccacactgagtggggcatctgagatcatgacctgagccacaaccaagagttggacacttaactgacccacGCAGATGCCCCCGTATTTCACTATttctgatgctattgtaaatggaattattttcttgatttttggattgttctttgctagtatatacaaatacaagtaatttttgtgtattgtcttgtatcctgcaacttcccTGAGCTTACTTATTAGCTCTACTGGTTTGTGTGAGTGAGTATATagtttctttaggattttctgtatatacgggtccctggctggctcagtcagaagcgcaaactctttttttttttttttaagattttttatttttatttattggacagagatagagacagccagcgagagagggaacacaagcagggggagtgggagaggaagaagcaggctcatagcggaggagcctgacgtggggctcgatcccagaacgccaggatcacgccctgagccgaaggcagacgcttaaccgctgtgccacccaggcgccccagaagcgcaaactcttgatctcagggccctgagttcaagcccca from Ursus arctos isolate Adak ecotype North America unplaced genomic scaffold, UrsArc2.0 scaffold_34, whole genome shotgun sequence encodes the following:
- the CDK2AP1 gene encoding cyclin-dependent kinase 2-associated protein 1 isoform X1, translating into MSYKPNLAAHMPAASLNAAGSVHPPSTSMATSSQYRQLLSDYGPPSLGYTQGTGNSQVPQSKYAELLAIIEELGKEIRPTYAGSKSAMERLKRGIIHARGLVRECLAETERNARS
- the CDK2AP1 gene encoding cyclin-dependent kinase 2-associated protein 1 isoform X2, coding for MATSSQYRQLLSDYGPPSLGYTQGTGNSQVPQSKYAELLAIIEELGKEIRPTYAGSKSAMERLKRGIIHARGLVRECLAETERNARS